One window of the Camelina sativa cultivar DH55 chromosome 1, Cs, whole genome shotgun sequence genome contains the following:
- the LOC104785911 gene encoding uncharacterized protein LOC104785911: MASKKARKPNRTDKILTRSHFKKQLPQHNNTNTSTTLDQTSASSVVSTCSSSTTSFSPPSPSPAVLASSPGGGCCTPKAQKSRIPEMLTCPPAPKKQRVTPNCVLRRRQIVFFAPPEIELFFVNAHDR; the protein is encoded by the coding sequence ATGGCAtcaaaaaaagcaagaaaaccaAATCGAACTGATAAGATACTAACAAGAAGCCATTTCAAGAAACAACTtccacaacacaacaacaccaacacaAGTACAACTCTTGATCAAACATCTGCATCTAGTGTTGTGTCTACATGTTCTTCTTCAACGACTTCGTTTTCTCCTCCCTCTCCTTCCCCGGCGGTGCTAGCTTCTTCACCAGGCGGCGGTTGTTGTACCCCGAAAGCTCAGAAGTCTAGGATACCGGAGATGCTGACGTGTCCACCGGCGCCTAAGAAGCAAAGAGTCACACCGAACTGCGTGTTACGACGGAGGCAGATCGTTTTCTTTGCTCCTCCGGAGATAGAGCTCTTCTTCGTCAACGCACACGATCGATGA